A genomic segment from Leptolyngbya boryana PCC 6306 encodes:
- a CDS encoding DUF29 domain-containing protein: protein MSTELKASQKTLYEADFVQWIETTVEQLRSQNYSCVDWQNLIEEIEDMSRRERKSLKSNLVVILLHLLKWQHQPELRSGSWRGSIREHRRRVNDDLKDSPSLTPYFQEVFAECYANAREQAADETGLPLETFPVNCPYFPEQVLNSEYLPD, encoded by the coding sequence ATGTCAACTGAACTGAAAGCCAGTCAAAAAACTCTTTATGAAGCCGATTTTGTTCAATGGATTGAGACGACAGTGGAGCAATTGCGATCTCAAAACTACAGTTGTGTGGATTGGCAAAACCTGATCGAAGAAATCGAAGATATGTCGAGACGGGAACGGAAAAGCCTCAAAAGCAATCTCGTGGTGATTCTGCTTCACCTGCTGAAATGGCAACATCAACCAGAGTTGCGAAGTGGAAGTTGGCGGGGCAGTATTCGAGAACATCGTCGGCGAGTCAACGATGACTTGAAAGATTCACCAAGCTTAACTCCCTATTTTCAAGAGGTTTTTGCGGAATGCTATGCGAATGCTCGTGAGCAGGCAGCAGACGAAACGGGTTTGCCGTTAGAAACTTTTCCCGTGAATTGCCCTTATTTTCCTGAGCAAGTACTGAATTCTGAGTATCTGCCAGATTGA